One genomic window of Heptranchias perlo isolate sHepPer1 chromosome 12, sHepPer1.hap1, whole genome shotgun sequence includes the following:
- the myod1 gene encoding myoblast determination protein 1 homolog produces the protein MEITDTSLCSFSSADDFYDDPCFSTSDIHFFEDLDPRLVHVGLLKPDQVPTEDEHIRAPSGHHQAGRCLLWACKACKRKTTNADRRKAATMRERRRLSKVNEAFETLKRCTSTNPNQRLPKVEILRNAIRYIESLQALLREQDENYFSVMDQYSVDSDASSPRSNCSDGMLDCSGPTCTRRRNNYDNTYFSETPNDSRTGKSSVISSLDCLSNIVERISTDRPTCPVMMVPDGTMGSPTSPREGATLNDPTAIIPSPDNCTRTEIPNDNPIYQVL, from the exons ATGGAGATAACGgacacctctctctgctccttctcgtctgcTGATGACTTCTATGACGATCCCTGTTTCTCGACTTCAGACATCCACTTTTTCGAGGATCTAGACCCCAGGTTAGTCCACGTTGGGCTGCTCAAACCCGACCAGGTGCCGACCGAGGACGAGCACATTCGAGCCCCCAGTGGCCACCACCAAGCCGGTCGCTGCTTGCTTTGGGCTTGCAAGGCTTGCAAGAGGAAAACGACCAACGCCGACCGCAGGAAAGCGGCCACCATGAGAGAAAGGAGGCGCCTCAGTAAAGTGAACGAGGCGTTTGAAACGCTCAAGAGATGCACGTCCACCAATCCGAACCAGAGACTGCCCAAAGTGGAGATTCTGAGAAACGCCATCAGGTACATCGAAAGCTTGCAGGCCCTCCTGAGAGAGCAGGACGAGAACTATTTCTCGGTCATGGATCAATACAGTGTCGATTCAGATGCCTCCAGCCCACGGTCCAATTGCTCGGATGGGATG TTGGATTGCAGCGGCCCCACGTGCACCAGGAGACGCAATAACTACGACAACACCTACTTCTCGGAAACGCCAAACG ATTCGAGAACTGGTAAAAGTTCTGTTATTTCAAGCCTGGACTGTCTCTCCAACATCGTCGAAAGGATTTCCACAGACCGGCCGACTTGCCCGGTAATGATGGTCCCAGACGGGACTATGGGCAGCCCCACGTCTCCCCGGGAAGGAGCCACCTTGAACGATCCCACAGCCATCATCCCATCGCCGGACAACTGCACCCGCACCGAGATTCCGAATGACAACCCCATTTACCAGGTGTTATAA